A single window of Onychostoma macrolepis isolate SWU-2019 chromosome 16, ASM1243209v1, whole genome shotgun sequence DNA harbors:
- the cxcr3.2 gene encoding C-X-C chemokine receptor type 3-2: protein MKHTTTVSEYTDYDYLNTSDYDGHEDDTDAAPCSLMETWDILGRFAPVAYILVFILALVGNILVLCVIRRYRQSRHSPCSFSLTDTFLLHLAISDLLLAITLPFFAVEWINEWVFGVFMCKIAGALFSLNVYCGVLFLACISFDRYLAIVHAINISWRRKTCHAQLACAIIWGVCLGLAMVDVYYRNVVNVYGINRLMCHIDFSQENSQQWQIGMQMVSMILGFILPLLVMLYCYLRIFKALCHATRRQRRRSLRLIISLVIVFVVSWAPYNALRMTDSLQMLGVIVKTCALNKVLDVGTFVTESLGLAHCALNPLLYGLVGVKFRRELAQMCKAALGPQGCLGLAGWANGRGSSRRPTGSFSSVESDNTSYFSVMA, encoded by the exons ATGAAGCACACCACAACAGTCTCAGAG TACACAGATTATGACTACCTAAACACTTCTGACTATGATGGACATGAGGATGACACTGATGCTGCCCCCTGCAGTCTGATGGAAACATGGGACATTCTTGGTCGCTTTGCCCCCGTGGCTTACATCCTAGTCTTTATCTTGGCATTAGTGGGTAACATCCTGGTTCTGTGCGTGATCCGCCGCTATCGGCAGTCTCGACACAGCCCCTGCTCCTTCTCACTGACAGACACCTTCCTGCTCCATTTGGCCATCTCTGACCTCCTACTGGCTATAACTTTGCCATTTTTTGCCGTCGAGTGGATCAACGAGTGGGTCTTCGGCGTATTCATGTGTAAAATAGCTGGAGCGTTGTTCTCGCTGAACGTCTATTGTGGGGTGCTTTTCCTGGCCTGCATCAGCTTTGACCGATACCTGGCTATCGTACATGCCATCAATATCAGCTGGAGACGCAAGACCTGCCACGCTCAGCTGGCCTGTGCCATCATCTGGGGCGTCTGCCTGGGATTGGCGATGGTGGACGTGTACTACCGCAATGTGGTGAACGTATACGGCATAAATCGGTTGATGTGCCATATAGATTTTTCTCAAGAGAACAGTCAGCAATGGCAGATCGGCATGCAGATGGTTAGCATGATTCTTGGATTCATACTTCCCCTACTGGTCATGCTGTACTGCTACCTTCGCATATTCAAAGCACTCTGCCACGCCACGCGTAGGCAGAGACGGCGCTCGCTGAGGCTCATCATCTCATTGGTCATTGTGTTTGTAGTCAGTTGGGCGCCTTACAATGCCTTGCGGATGACCGACAGCTTGCAGATGCTTGGGGTCATTGTCAAAACCTGCGCGCTCAACAAGGTGCTAGATGTGGGCACTTTTGTGACAGAAAGCCTGGGGTTGGCGCATTGCGCATTAAATCCACTACTCTACGGCCTTGTGGGGGTAAAGTTCCGTCGTGAGCTCGCCCAGATGTGCAAGGCTGCTTTAGGACCCCAGGGGTGCCTCGGATTAGCAGGATGGGCAAACGGTCGGGGATCGTCCCGCAGGCCTACTGGATCATTCAGCTCGGTGGAGAGTGATAATACCTCGTACTTCTCTGTCATGGCCTGA
- the cxcr3.3 gene encoding C-X-C chemokine receptor type 3.3 isoform X1: MKCGARFRASQLVCSLKSNMQVDLHGLFEYNNTFDYDNYEYKEICPSSTVSGALAVFMPLLYSVGFVCGLLGNGLVLAILWLKTLNLSVMDIFILLLSVTDSLLLLTLPLWAVDAVKGWIMGTELCKLSGVLLDINFYCGIFTLACLSVDCYLSIVRGVRLFSRKKPVVVYCCCLIICVLCLLLSIPDWIFLSVNTDQGNRECIHRYSSDSQRLASRLPHLFVLLVLVLLFCCSIILLNLRHNSKCQQKKKGQSTAIIAALILVFFICWTPYSITFIVNTFQSMHSDSSAVEEDCEGRQWTASKITAVFGLLHCVVNPVIYLCLSKEFRRRVLTVIKFSACKMETNEVSLWDSSGVNGNASVQEEQGSLQPMNDIKQTIKSQDHDV, encoded by the exons atgaagtgcggcgcgaggtttagagcatctcagcttgtttgcagtctgaag tcaaaCATGCAGGTGGACCTGCACGGACTGTTTGAGTATAACAACACCTTCGACTATGATAATTATGAGTACAAGGAGATCTGTCCGTCCAGCACAGTCTCTGGCGCTTTGGCGGTCTTCATGCCCCTGCTTTACTCGGTGGGCTTCGTGTGTGGGCTGCTGGGAAACGGACTGGTGCTGGCAATACTGTGGCTTAAGACGCTGAACCTGAGTGTGATGGACATCTTCATCCTTCTTCTGAGTGTAACAGACAGCCTGCTGCTGCTTACACTGCCTCTCTGGGCTGTAGATGCGGTTAAGGGATGGATCATGGGCACCGAGCTCTGCAAACTGTCTGGAGTGCTGTTAGAC ATCAATTTCTACTGTGGTATCTTCACGTTGGCCTGCCTCAGTGTCGACTGCTATCTGTCCATCGTCCGTGGAGTACGGCTGTTTTCTCGTAAAAAGCCTGTGGTGGTTTACTGTTGCTGCTTGATCATCTGTGTCCTCTGCCTGCTCCTGTCCATCCCTGATTGGATCTTTCTCAGTGTTAACACAGATCAGGGTAACCGGGAATGCATTCACCGTTACTCGTCTGATTCCCAGCGTCTTGCCTCTCGTCTTCCACATCTTTTTGTTTTACTGGTACTTGTGCTGCTGTTCTGCTGTTCCATTATTCTGCTAAATTTACGGCATAACTCAAAGTGTCAGCAGAAGAAGAAGGGCCAAAGCACAGCTATCATTGCAGCCCTCATACTGGTTTTCTTTATCTGCTGGACACCCTACAGCATTACCTTCATTGTGAACACTTTTCAGTCAATGCATAGCGACTCTTCAGCAGTGGAAGAAGACTGTGAAGGGAGGCAGTGGACAGCTAGCAAAATAACAGCAGTTTTTGGGCTTCTCCATTGCGTTGTTAATCCTGTTATTTATCTCTGTCTCTCCAAAGAGTTCCGGCGTCGCGTACTGACTGTGATAAAGTTCAGTGCTTGTAAAATGGAGACTAATGAGGTTTCGCTTTGGGACTCTAGTGGAGTAAATGGTAATGCTTCTGTCCAGGAGGAACAAGGTTCACTTCAACCTATGAAtgacattaaacaaacaataaagtCCCAAGATCATGATGTATGA
- the cxcr3.3 gene encoding C-X-C chemokine receptor type 3.3 isoform X2, with the protein MATPSNMQVDLHGLFEYNNTFDYDNYEYKEICPSSTVSGALAVFMPLLYSVGFVCGLLGNGLVLAILWLKTLNLSVMDIFILLLSVTDSLLLLTLPLWAVDAVKGWIMGTELCKLSGVLLDINFYCGIFTLACLSVDCYLSIVRGVRLFSRKKPVVVYCCCLIICVLCLLLSIPDWIFLSVNTDQGNRECIHRYSSDSQRLASRLPHLFVLLVLVLLFCCSIILLNLRHNSKCQQKKKGQSTAIIAALILVFFICWTPYSITFIVNTFQSMHSDSSAVEEDCEGRQWTASKITAVFGLLHCVVNPVIYLCLSKEFRRRVLTVIKFSACKMETNEVSLWDSSGVNGNASVQEEQGSLQPMNDIKQTIKSQDHDV; encoded by the exons ATGGCAACACCT tcaaaCATGCAGGTGGACCTGCACGGACTGTTTGAGTATAACAACACCTTCGACTATGATAATTATGAGTACAAGGAGATCTGTCCGTCCAGCACAGTCTCTGGCGCTTTGGCGGTCTTCATGCCCCTGCTTTACTCGGTGGGCTTCGTGTGTGGGCTGCTGGGAAACGGACTGGTGCTGGCAATACTGTGGCTTAAGACGCTGAACCTGAGTGTGATGGACATCTTCATCCTTCTTCTGAGTGTAACAGACAGCCTGCTGCTGCTTACACTGCCTCTCTGGGCTGTAGATGCGGTTAAGGGATGGATCATGGGCACCGAGCTCTGCAAACTGTCTGGAGTGCTGTTAGAC ATCAATTTCTACTGTGGTATCTTCACGTTGGCCTGCCTCAGTGTCGACTGCTATCTGTCCATCGTCCGTGGAGTACGGCTGTTTTCTCGTAAAAAGCCTGTGGTGGTTTACTGTTGCTGCTTGATCATCTGTGTCCTCTGCCTGCTCCTGTCCATCCCTGATTGGATCTTTCTCAGTGTTAACACAGATCAGGGTAACCGGGAATGCATTCACCGTTACTCGTCTGATTCCCAGCGTCTTGCCTCTCGTCTTCCACATCTTTTTGTTTTACTGGTACTTGTGCTGCTGTTCTGCTGTTCCATTATTCTGCTAAATTTACGGCATAACTCAAAGTGTCAGCAGAAGAAGAAGGGCCAAAGCACAGCTATCATTGCAGCCCTCATACTGGTTTTCTTTATCTGCTGGACACCCTACAGCATTACCTTCATTGTGAACACTTTTCAGTCAATGCATAGCGACTCTTCAGCAGTGGAAGAAGACTGTGAAGGGAGGCAGTGGACAGCTAGCAAAATAACAGCAGTTTTTGGGCTTCTCCATTGCGTTGTTAATCCTGTTATTTATCTCTGTCTCTCCAAAGAGTTCCGGCGTCGCGTACTGACTGTGATAAAGTTCAGTGCTTGTAAAATGGAGACTAATGAGGTTTCGCTTTGGGACTCTAGTGGAGTAAATGGTAATGCTTCTGTCCAGGAGGAACAAGGTTCACTTCAACCTATGAAtgacattaaacaaacaataaagtCCCAAGATCATGATGTATGA
- the cxcr3.3 gene encoding C-X-C chemokine receptor type 3.3 isoform X3, which produces MQVDLHGLFEYNNTFDYDNYEYKEICPSSTVSGALAVFMPLLYSVGFVCGLLGNGLVLAILWLKTLNLSVMDIFILLLSVTDSLLLLTLPLWAVDAVKGWIMGTELCKLSGVLLDINFYCGIFTLACLSVDCYLSIVRGVRLFSRKKPVVVYCCCLIICVLCLLLSIPDWIFLSVNTDQGNRECIHRYSSDSQRLASRLPHLFVLLVLVLLFCCSIILLNLRHNSKCQQKKKGQSTAIIAALILVFFICWTPYSITFIVNTFQSMHSDSSAVEEDCEGRQWTASKITAVFGLLHCVVNPVIYLCLSKEFRRRVLTVIKFSACKMETNEVSLWDSSGVNGNASVQEEQGSLQPMNDIKQTIKSQDHDV; this is translated from the exons ATGCAGGTGGACCTGCACGGACTGTTTGAGTATAACAACACCTTCGACTATGATAATTATGAGTACAAGGAGATCTGTCCGTCCAGCACAGTCTCTGGCGCTTTGGCGGTCTTCATGCCCCTGCTTTACTCGGTGGGCTTCGTGTGTGGGCTGCTGGGAAACGGACTGGTGCTGGCAATACTGTGGCTTAAGACGCTGAACCTGAGTGTGATGGACATCTTCATCCTTCTTCTGAGTGTAACAGACAGCCTGCTGCTGCTTACACTGCCTCTCTGGGCTGTAGATGCGGTTAAGGGATGGATCATGGGCACCGAGCTCTGCAAACTGTCTGGAGTGCTGTTAGAC ATCAATTTCTACTGTGGTATCTTCACGTTGGCCTGCCTCAGTGTCGACTGCTATCTGTCCATCGTCCGTGGAGTACGGCTGTTTTCTCGTAAAAAGCCTGTGGTGGTTTACTGTTGCTGCTTGATCATCTGTGTCCTCTGCCTGCTCCTGTCCATCCCTGATTGGATCTTTCTCAGTGTTAACACAGATCAGGGTAACCGGGAATGCATTCACCGTTACTCGTCTGATTCCCAGCGTCTTGCCTCTCGTCTTCCACATCTTTTTGTTTTACTGGTACTTGTGCTGCTGTTCTGCTGTTCCATTATTCTGCTAAATTTACGGCATAACTCAAAGTGTCAGCAGAAGAAGAAGGGCCAAAGCACAGCTATCATTGCAGCCCTCATACTGGTTTTCTTTATCTGCTGGACACCCTACAGCATTACCTTCATTGTGAACACTTTTCAGTCAATGCATAGCGACTCTTCAGCAGTGGAAGAAGACTGTGAAGGGAGGCAGTGGACAGCTAGCAAAATAACAGCAGTTTTTGGGCTTCTCCATTGCGTTGTTAATCCTGTTATTTATCTCTGTCTCTCCAAAGAGTTCCGGCGTCGCGTACTGACTGTGATAAAGTTCAGTGCTTGTAAAATGGAGACTAATGAGGTTTCGCTTTGGGACTCTAGTGGAGTAAATGGTAATGCTTCTGTCCAGGAGGAACAAGGTTCACTTCAACCTATGAAtgacattaaacaaacaataaagtCCCAAGATCATGATGTATGA